One part of the Rutidosis leptorrhynchoides isolate AG116_Rl617_1_P2 chromosome 1, CSIRO_AGI_Rlap_v1, whole genome shotgun sequence genome encodes these proteins:
- the LOC139890413 gene encoding uncharacterized protein produces the protein MNDDNMEESPPINVEKNDKTNSREFKLDSLIRDPGLRPSIVEYPSNQHDEIIREYIRLGPYQIHRSNYPLSASGSKGNRSFQAAWFGRFWWLEYSLEKDAAYCFPCYLFNKKPIGRAGSDRFTTKGFNKWKKINCGKDCAFFKHEGTSPASAHNFSVKCYEDFRNPVCHIENVIEKQTAQEIKDNRLRVKTSVEIIKWLTMQACALRGHDERPSSINRGNFLELLKFISSYNKEVENVVLDNAPQNAQYTLPDVQKEILHIFARNVQQSIRDEIGNAKFCLIIDESRDESKKEQMAIVVRFVDRDGHLQLALVAASKEVVEVHKFFKILNFIINVIDSSSKRHDQLQDAQIYEISLLAETGELETGKGVNQIQSLQRPGDTRWSSHYRSIRSLLRLYGSAIVVLRDIAINGSTSSQKGDASFALTHLLSFDFVF, from the exons ATGAATGATGATAATATGGAAGAGTCTCCTCCAATTAATGTTGAAAAGAATGACAAAACAAACTCTAGAGAGTTTAAGTTAGATTCATTAATTAGGGATCCTGGGCTACGACCTTCAATAGTAGAATATCCAAGTAACCAACATGATGAGATTATACGAGAATATATTAGACTGGGACCTTATCAAATTCACAGATCGAACTATCCTCTAAGTGCTAGTGGTTCAAAGGGTAATCGAAGCTTTCAAGCAGCTTGGTTTGGTAGATTTTGGTGGTTAGAATATTCTCTAGAAAAAGATGCTGCGTATTGTTTTCCATGTTATCTATTTAATAAGAAACCTATTGGACGAGCTGGTTCAGATAGATTTACTACAAAGGGGTTCAATAAATGGAAAAAGATTAATTGTGGTAAAGATTGTGCATTCTTTAAACATGAAGGTACATCTCCGGCTTCTGCTCATAATTTTTCTGTGAAATGTTATGAGGATTTTAGAAACCCGGTTTGTCATATAGAAAATGTGATAGAAAAACAAACAGCGCAAGAGATTAAGGACAATAGATTGCGAGTCAAAACTTCTGTTGAGATAATAAAATGGCTCACGATGCAAGCTTGTGCTCTTAGGGGCCATGATGAGAGGCCTAGTTCAATAAATCGGGGAAACTTTTTAGAATTGCTAAAGTTTATTTCTTCTTACAACAAGGAAGTTGAGAATGTTGTTTTAGATAATGCTCCACAAAATGCCCAATATACTTTACCTGATGTGCAAAAAGAAATTTTGCATATTTTTGCTAGAAATGTTCAACAGTCAATTCGAGATGAAATCGGGAATGCAAAATTTTGTTTGATCATTGATGAGTCACGTGATGAATCTAAGAAAGAGCAAATGGCAATTGTTGTGAGATTTGTTGATCGAGATGGGCAT TTGCAATTAGCTTTGGTTGCAGCATCTAAAGAGGTAGTCGAGGTGCATAAATTTTTTAAGATTTTGAACTTTATAATTAATGTCATTGATTCTTCTTCCAAGCGTCACGATCAATTACAAGATGCTCAAATTTATGAAATTTCACTGTTGGCCGAAACTGGAGAACTTGAGACTGGTAAAGGCGTAAATCAAATCCAAAGTTTGCAAAGACCCGGAGATACAAGATGGAGTTCACACTATCGATCAATACGTAGCTTGTTGAGATTATATGGTTCCGCCATTGTAGTACTACGTGACATTGCTATTAACGGATCTACTTCTTCTCAAAAAGGTGATGCTTCTTTTGCTCTCACACACTTATTATCATTTGATTTTGTTTTTTGA
- the LOC139890421 gene encoding uncharacterized protein, with translation MKKTDKLYQALQRKSQDIVNALSLVSTTKSLIQNLRDEGWQSLFVKVVSFCENNNIQVPEMSQSYKDIIRSLSEKDNVTVEHHYRVDVFFAAIDSQLQELNSRFNESVTELLRLSVALNPKDPFNKADICSLGKKFYPLDFTEQENIQLKSELQHYELDFPNDPQLKNVQTIAELCRGLQETGRVKVYTMLDRLIRLVLTLPVSTVTSERAFSAMKIMKTRLRCSIGDDYLKSCLILYIEREIAYSFTSDEITDAFAVNKRRRVQLLPH, from the coding sequence ATGAAGAAAACCGATAAGCTTTATCAAGCTTTGCAACGCAAATCTCAAGATATCGTCAATGCTTTATCTTTGGTTTCCACTACTAAGAGTTTGATTCAAAATCTAAGAGATGAAGGATGGCAATCACTTTTCGTTAAAGTTGTTTCCTTTTGTGAGAATAATAACATCCAAGTTCCCGAAATGAGTCAATCTTACAAAGACATTATCCGGTCTCTTTCGGAAAAAGACAATGTGACTGTTGAACATCATTATCGAGTTGACGTATTCTTTGCTGCTATTGATAGTCAGTTGCAAGAGTTGAACTCTAGATTTAATGAGTCTGTGACGGAACTTCTTCGACTAAGTGTTGCTCTAAACCCAAAAGATCCATTCAATAAAGCTGATATTTGTAGTTTAGGAAAGAAATTCTATCCTTTGGACTTTACAGAGCAAGAAAATATTCAGCTGAAATCTGAGTTGCAACATTATGAGCTAGATTTTCCTAATGATCCACAGTTAAAAAATGTTCAAACGATTGCAGAGTTATGTAGAGGCCTACAAGAAACTGGGAGAGTAAAAGTGTATACAATGCTTGATAGATTGATTCGTCTTGTATTAACTCTTCCAGTTTCAACAGTAACAAGTGAAAGAGCTTTTTCAGCAATGAAGATTATGAAAACGAGACTTCGTTGTAGCATAGGTGATGATTATCTTAAAAGTTGTTTGATTCTTTACATTGAAAGGGAAATTGCCTATTCATTTACTTCGGATGAGATAACTGATGCTTTTGCTGTCAACAAGCGTAGACGCGTACAACTTCTACCACATTAG